From Malus sylvestris chromosome 1, drMalSylv7.2, whole genome shotgun sequence:
CAATACTCCAATTTTCCATAAGCATATAGAAAGCCAGAGGGGATCACATAAAGTAATGTGTTTCTTAAGTGCTAGCATATCCTCGGAAACATAAAAGGAAACGGAACTGACCGAATCAAGAATggaaaaatgaacaaaaaactGCTTCAATTACTATAAGTACCTCTGCAGAGATTGCTGATACTGATTTCTGATCTGCATTCTTCACAATTGGAGTCATCAGGCCCTGCAACAATACCCAATCATATGAATGGACACTGCACAATACTTTTTTTTGTTCGTATAAGCCTATAAGGTGCTGTATAATAGTTTAAACACTAAAAATCAGTAAATTACCTTCTCAGTGGCCACAGCAATTGATATATCAATGGAATCACAAAGAAAGACTTCTCCTTTTTCAGCATCCCAGTAAGCTGTTGGTATTAAAATAACAAATGTGTTATGAACCTCTACGATTGCTTTTCACAACAAAAAAACGTCTAAAGCTTACAAATCAGTTCCAGAAtatgaaataaaaatgaaaaacaaattcatttaatttaacaaattcCAATAACCAAACTATATAAGTAGAACAACAAATGAAAATTTACTTTAAAAAACTTCGACTGTTAATGGAGGAATTCTCTAAAAGAAATATACTCAATAGAAGTGAAAGTGTCTGGCACCCAGTACCCAGAAAACATGTGATGACAGCTCCCCTCAATTAATTTCCCATAGAAAATTcttttaaaaatatgatttttaggATGACTGTTTTATAAAAAAGAACACGTGCCCACCCCGACTCACCCCACAAACTGTATGCCTAGTAAGTTGTTTGCAGCAGAATATATGTTCATGTGCCATTACCATTTGCTTCAGGTACATTTCTCAATGCAACAGCTACAGCTTTGATGACAATGTCATTAACTGAAACTTTAACATTATGCTGTTCTGCAATTAAGGGAACACATAAAAAGAAATGATTTGCTAGATTCAAGAAATCTAAAGGTCAAGAATAAAAACAATTTGAAGTTCATAATCCATACCTATAAGATCCTTTCTAAGAGAAAGAAGAGGGTCCAGAAGAACATCTGAATGGAATAAATCAACAAattttagggaaaaaaaaaagaatggttAAGAAATTTGAATTAACAAAAGGCTTCAAATAGTTACATGACCTGATGATAAATATAAGTGCggtatgttttgttttgattctTGCAATCTAGTAGCTATCACCTGCAAACCAAAACAGATATATTCAACTACAACTTGAACAAAGCAGACACataacaaataatatttgaGACCAGGCTTATAGCACAAAACCATCAATGCCAGCAAGGTGTAATCCAAATTGAGATTTCCATTTGACATGTTAAGTCAACGAAACCTACCTTGCGGATTTGACTATTGGGAAAATCTTCAAAAGAATCTGTCTGTTTTGAAGGCTTTGAGTCTGCTGATATTGGAGCATGAGTACTTGACGCCTTTAACAACGATGGAGTTGTCTTTTCTTTAGATGAAACTTTTGAAGATCCTATTCCTGACTTGATTGCAGCTAAAACATCCCCTTTCAGCAATGTACCATGAGCACCTGATGCCTGCAGCGATGATGTATCCAATCCATGTTCTGTGACAAGCAACTTTGCTGCTGGACTGATCCTTAAAATACTGGTTTTTTCTGATCTAGTCACATCTCTAGTATCCTGACGGACTGGTTTTTCTTCTTTAACAGCTGAACCACTGCCAACAGCATTCTTTACAGTTTCCAGATCAGCTGCATCCTCAACCTTgacagacagacagacagaATCAGCATTCTCATATGTCTTAAGACGCTAGGATAATTGGAAGTTAAGAAATTGGGAAAGCTTTTCATAAATTAACCATCTGACAGACAGAAATAATAGCCATATTACAATGGCATTAGATGTAAATTATCCTCAAGGGCGAATGAGAGACGGGTCAGAGCCTACAAGTATCTTTGTACTTACTGTTACTGCAATTGGTTGGCCAACAGCTATGTCCTTTGTACCTTCTGGTGCTAGTATCTTAGCCAAGTATCTACAACATATTTCATTAATAAGAAATTTTCAAGACCACCCACAAAAAGAGCTGCTTCATAAACAATAATACATTCATTTTTCTAAAGAGATTCACCAATGCAGAAGCAGAATGATCAGGAGATAATGTTTTAAAACGTAATGTAAAAATGAAAATCCCCATTCCTCATGTTTCCTCCATCAGTTACTAGTTGGACATTTTAATACTAGTTATCAAAAGAGATGGTTCCTAATCCTATTTAAAATATTGAACACATATGGGCTATGTGAATAAGACACTTCATCCAAATAGCAGCTATAAGGCATTTCAGCTGATAAAGCATGCCTTTACGATTTTTGTTCAATTGAAATGTAGATTACAACCAAACAAATAATACAGTTGAGACCAAGTGACAATTAGCATAAGTGAAACTTCATGTGTTCTAAAAGGGAAACTCCGTAtgtgaggaaaaaaaataaaaaattacccCTCTTCAAGAAATTCATATTCAATGGTTGCTTTGTCTGTCTCTATCTCACATATTATATCACCCACTTCTATCTGTTAGACATGTGATCAAGAAAACAATTTATGTTGATACCGTCAAAGTTGTTAATGAATTCAGATAAAAAGTATtccaaagaaaattcaaaacctTACATCAAATATAACTAACCTTatctccttctttctttctccaCTTAAAAATGTTTCCCTGGCTCTGAACAGACACACAGGAATAGCAGTATTAAGCTCCTCTGGGAGGAAATTCATCTATAATCAGAGCAGAAAAACTGATTGAAACTTCCTTACCATTGTCGGTGATAAAGCTGGCATTTCAACGACAATGTGAGGAGGAAGTTCTGATGTGCTTGTGCCCATGGAACTTGTATCTTGTACCCCCTCTTCATTCTTGACATTCTGAGGTGCTGGTATATCCTCTTTGACCTCAGAGCCACTGACCACATTAGCAGGGAGGTTTTGGATATCATCTGCATCCTCAACCTTGAAAATGCACAAAATGTCTCGACAACTAAGTGCTTGAGTTGTAATCAAAGTAAATGATTAACATTAAACCACCACTTAAAGTGTGAAAGATATAGGTTAGTAATTTGAATAAAAAGATGTGAGAAACCATGACGGAATAACAATTCTTAAGCAAAAAGCGTATGTGTTGCCAAAGTTTCAGATAGCGGAGCAAGTCAACTTAGCATTAGATTGGCTCTTACATTGTCCTGTGGAATGTGATTATGGGCTTTAAAATTTTTCACTTTACGGGATTAGTTGGATAATGCTTGGCTCTCATTCCAATTTGCTCAGAAGGAAATATGGATACACAACCCATAGTGTGTTATGGACCTCGTGGCTTGAAAGGAATGAATTTTCGGATTAGGAATCTCAAAAATGGACTTAAGGGATCCTTTAGCCTGATAACTCTTTGAACGGCCACATAGGAAACCTGCACATTTATTGTATTCtttatttgagttttttttttttcatttgtagaACTATGTATACATCTTGTATAATTGGGTAGCGTCCTGTTTGACGCTTTTcattaaatacttaaaaataaaaataaataaaaaaccttatTACTAGATTAACTTGGGTGACTGTAATTTTTCACAAGTGAATTAAATTCCATCTCATAGGTGTGGGTGTGTGTAACTGGGCATGGGTCtccacaaaaaaacaaaaattcaggGATCAAGGTTATAGAATAATGCACACTACCGTTATTGCAATAGGCTGTCCCACTGGCACATCTTTTGAACCTTCAGGTACCAGTATCTTGGCTAGAAACCTTCCAAACAGAAGAACAGAATAAAGAAAGGTACTACCATACTAGTTCAGAACAAAATGCACCAGAGTTGCACGACTCGAAGTTATACAAAAgaacattataaaacataactacggactgaaaaaaaaatgctaacAGAACACTTTGCAAAGTTTAACATCAAAGATGGAAaataatgacaaaaataaaaaaacacagaAAAAATATTCTAGTAATATAATAATTTCAGTGTCTATGCCAAAACATTGGGAGTGAACATTGGAACTATCTAATGTATTACACCAAAGCTAAATTAGATCATGCATCATTTACTCCACAATTTAAAGAGATTACAATATAAAATAAGAATTACCCTTCTTCAAGACTTTCAAATTCAACGGTAGCTTTGTCAGTTTCAATTTCACATAGTATGTCGCCCGGTTCAATCTGTTAGATTAAACAGAACTCAGGAACAGAATTACAGCGGCCAACATATTGTTAACTGCTCTGCCCTAAGAAAGTATATGTCCTTCTGTGCTTACTAAACCGATCACATGAAACATGACCTAGAACCCTCATTTTATAAACTTTTTGGTAGAACTTACCTTGTCTCCTTCTTTCTTAAACCACTTTGCAATGTTACCTTGAGCCTACAAGTGAAAATGGTAAGTTAGTAATAGTTATACGAGAGACAGGTAACCTACCACTGCTAATAAAATTACAAGGGGAATTTGGCACATGCTTGAGTGAATACAGTTCCCACAACATTACCATTGTAGGAGACAAAGCCGGCATCCCAATAACAGTATGCAAAGGATCTGTGATATCAATCAACTTAGTGTTAAAAGAAAGTCATTCATAGATTTAAATAAACATCATCCGCATGATAAGATTTGGAAAGTCCTCTCGGTCGATAATAAAAGGAAGAATGGCAAATAGGTTGCTAACCtcagttttttaattttaactacCGACATCTTTTCAGTTTGGACTGAACTGGTAAATTTAGTCAGTCTAAGTGGAAACTTCGTACCTTGAGTTGAATAACATTTGACACATGTCCAAGGCTGAAAATGATAAAAGTGTCCATAAATACTTTACCAAAGGGAAGCTGTGTGCTTAAATATACATTTCAGGCACTAACCTTCAGCTTTGATGGTATATCATGAACTCCAGTGAGCATGGACAAAGATGCTGGCCTGATCAATTTAATTCTCAGTGAAAGCCAGCACAGAGAGAAGATGAAAATAACTAGGGAAGCAAGGTATAGACTGAACCGACAAGACCTTGCTTGAATAAGCATGTACATGTACACTGTACTTGATAGTAGGCAAGAATACTTAGAAACAAATATACATGTTTAGACGCAAATCTAAACCAGGGTTTATAGTTTCAACTGTAGATCCTAACATGTTAAATGCAAACCAAATTCCCCTCTTTTGGTAATGAAAACAAGTGGTTATCTAAACGAGCCTCATGTCATTGAAAAATGGCAGGCCACCAGTCCTCAATTTAAACATCTACAACTTAATGCAGTATAAATTGCCGTCCTCCCATGCTGGTGGAATAAGGGTGACGGAAGTATCCATCCATAGCTCAACTTTGCCAAGTGATGTAAAAAGTCAAAGACTACAGACCTTAACAGCGTATTATCACCAAGCGCAGTAGAATTTTGCAAACTGAAAGTTCTGCACCATcaaaagagaagagagattatAGAGCTTGGACATGCAATTTGTACAAAAGGTACTATATTAACCATGCCTCATAAGCTATAACAGAATCCAGTGCCCAAAAGAGCAGAGGAATCAGCATCCAAACTTAGGTTAAAATCAAAGGCCAAAAATACGCTAGCACCATCTACTagtcaagaaaataaaatgctAAGATGATGCTTTAAACTATTTTCTACATGTTTCATATGTTTACGGCATCATGAGCATCTCAATTATACATATTCTGCGCACGTGTAATAGTAGTGGTGAAAATGTTTATTTCTAGTGTATTTGGTTGGTTCATCTTTCCGAAAGTCACAACGCTTAGGTATTGAAGCTAAAGAGCATGAGTGACCAGTTCAGGTAAGAATGCTGAAGTTCAGGACCAATATTCTATATCACATTCAATCGGCAACTTCGTCAAACAGTCGGATTCAACAATTAACACTCTCCAAttatcaaaatcacaaaaacccaatACCATTTCATAAACCAAGATAACACAAAATCATCAATCAGTTAAAAACAAATGACGTTTTTCAAACACAATAGGTGTTCCTCTAGCTCAAAATGATAACTATGTCAGTATTGAAGCCACCCCAACACTTGCCCACCGATCCCAGCACCCCAAATCTAAAAATTCTCATAATTCCACTCCCAGTTCAATCAGATAACAAATCTTTCAACAATTTCCCACCAACCCAATTCACAAAAATCAATACTTTACCTCAAAAGCCATTCCATATAATTCAGAGACGAACAAATGTATCGTAAGTGattgaaaagagagagagaggggtacCGAGTGAGTGATCTGGTGGACGAGGAGAGAAGGCGAGCTCTCAGGAGAGATGGCGCGCGGGAGATCACTGGGTGTCGAAGCCGCGAGAGCGCCATTTTTGTTTTCGTGTTACAGAGAGGCCTTTGTTCTAcctttttcctttaaattttgcTCAAAGCATATGTTAATTAGTGAAAGATATTTATACATGTAATCAAAGTAAAttatctaattaaaaaaaataactcaCGTAATTACATATCTAATTTactctcatcttcttctattttttatttttttttagtacattttTATATTAAGGGAGGAAAGTTTAGCTAATCCACACCATGAATAgtttaatttgatatcaaattcattatttacgagattcaaatttaaaacctctcacttgtaagtgaaacaTAATACCATcaaactataaaaaaattaaaaaaaattaaaaaaacttaaaaatgaatTGTAGGTAAGCAGGCTGGTGTGCTCCCTCCCTCTTTTAACAACTGTTGCAAACCCACCTAACCTCCCTAACACACACTCTACACATTTGTTTTTTCTGGTCAaatataaactttttttttgtttgttaatttataGGATTTCCCCACCTcagttataaattttaattcaagGTGTTCAGTTCAGGGGGTAAGGTTTTCATCGAAGGGGCTAAATATAGTCTCATTCAATTATAGGTTGTACGGTcatgcaagaaattatttttaaatgaacatTGTCAAACCATATTCATATACTATCTCTAACTAAAGCGACTAAACATCAGTAAGATAGTATTTAAGGTGAAGAGGATGTGAGAATAATACAGAAATGGGATAGGaatttatagggaaaaaatagattttttttttaaattctaccTTAAAAATATCTAACTACTAAGTTACTAAGGTTAGCTAGCATTTGCCCTTCCCAGTCGTTGGATTTGAATGTGCATATGTAGCTCTGCTGTTGGGCCCAAAAAAATGGGTTGGGAGGAGGGCCAAGCTTGGCCAACTCAATGTCCTGTGGGCCGAATTTGGTAGACTCCATTAATCCATGAAAATAGTTGTTCATTCATCCATGAAGGAAAGAAGATCACATTGAAGCCTCTTCAACCGAAGCCTATAGCTTGTTTCAAAATCTAGTAGAGGAGGTCAGCTTAAGGCAAATAAGTTAAAAGCTCTACACATCATTAAACCAAGCATATTCATGAAGAAGGCAGAAGATATTCTATGTGTTTGCGCACTAATTCTGACATTTTTTTAGCAATGCAACAGTCTTAAACACATTGGAGTCGAGTTCTTCTCAGCCGGAGAGAATTGATGAGGACATCAACGTCAATCGTTTAGGGTTTACTGATGAAAAGGAtgagaaaggaaagaaaataatgCAGCCACTGGATTAAGGCTTTAGAGCTGATCTTCCTCAACTTTCATTAGCTTTATTGACATATTACCTTCATTAGCCAATTCTTGTAACCATGTTGAGAGGCCCACTACACCATCTTCGGTCACCATCAATAAAAGAGGGAGGGAAGTACCTGCAAAAAACTCCAACAATCAAGTTCATAAGTGCTTGATATGATTGCAACAGAATTTTAGAACAACTTCACACCTTTTTTCTACATCAATGCTGGTGGGAGTATTGGCCTTTTAGAGGCATTGAAGCCTTGGGTTCCAAGTACCACATTCCCTAACTTTCTCCCATGTTTTATTGCAGTGGGTGTTGCTTGCTTGATTGTAGCTCCACCTCCCCATATTTGGTGTGCTCGTGGCTTGTTTAGTGGACAGGGCTACAAGTTCTTTGGTGATGTATGGACacgttttatttgttttacatcacattacaataaaattatgactttatgGAATACCAAATGTAATTTCTTGCATTTTAGTTAAACAAATGTCACGTACATTGTCTACTCTTTTCATCCTTCCTCGACATTTTAGTTTAAATTCTTGTTTACTTGCATTGTGACTTCACCCTTTTTTATGTGAATGGAAATCCTATTACTCATTTTCAATAGGGAGGCTAGTTGATAATTTCTGACTTCACACCTTCCAACTTTGACCTAAGTGAAACATAATAGAAGCACAAAAGTTCAAATTTAAGAAAAGAAATCAAGGGAAAAACTTGCAACAAATTTAAGAAAAGCGAACAAATGGGAAAAGCTTCCACTCTTAATAAAAACACGAAGATTTCTTGGTCACCAGGTAATCAAGAAATGTGTGGTTACTGGGCACCCACCTTAGATTGAATAtcaaaaatggaaaagaaacgGATGTGCTTTTAGTGTTTTAATGTCGATCTTGATACTAAATTTAAAGGTGAGTGATCATGAATCAACAACTACTAACCAAGAAATCCTGACTCCcaataaaatttgattaatttgaagttgaagaaaaagaacGGAATAGAAGCATTTGTGCGCATGATTTCTTGGCTTTTTGAAGTGGAAAGATTATAAACCAACGAGGAAATAAATATAGGTTTGTAACTATATATATCATGCATACGACCCACAAGAATCAAAATTACGCAACTAAATATTCATGCAAGTTGACCACAAACACTACTCTCCTAGCAAAGCAGGTCTGGAGAGTGTTGGAAAAACCTAATGATTTTCGGGTTGGTATTCTAAAAGCTCGCTATTTTCCCAGGGTGATCTTCTCACTGCCATTCGTGGATCCTGTCCCACGTGGGCTTGGTCCAACTTACTGGAAGGTATGAATATCATTCGGGAGGGCTGTAAATGGCAGGTTGGTGATGGTTCTCGGATTCGTATATGGAGTGATAATTGGCTTCCTCCTATCCGCTCCTCTCGCTTAACTCCTACAAGGATTGAACCTGGACCAATTCCAACAATGGTCTCCTCCTTAATTGACACGGAATTTTATGTCTTGGATACTTGATACCATATCACATCATTTCTAATCAGAGAAGTCATTTCCTCTATTCCTCTTCACCTTATTGAGAATGAAGACCGGCTCATTTGGCCTTGGATTAGAAATGGGGATTACTAAGTTAAGAGTGGATATCGGTGGGCCATTGAGAAATCTTCGCATGGTTTATCTGCTCCTCCCCACTCTTCCCACCAGATTGAGACAAGAGTATGAAATTTGAATAGAAGCTTAAAATGATTCCCAAGATCAACAAATTTCTATAGAGAACCATGTCTAATTGTGTTCCTATAAAGTCGAATTTGTTCAAACGCCATATAAATCCTAATCCTTCATGTCCTTTTTGCATGGAGCTTGAAGAATCCATTGAACATATCT
This genomic window contains:
- the LOC126619212 gene encoding dihydrolipoyllysine-residue acetyltransferase component 1 of pyruvate dehydrogenase complex, mitochondrial-like isoform X1, with translation MALSRLRHPVISRAPSLLRARLLSSSTRSLTRTFSLQNSTALGDNTLLRPASLSMLTGVHDIPSKLKPWTCVKCYSTQDPLHTVIGMPALSPTMAQGNIAKWFKKEGDKIEPGDILCEIETDKATVEFESLEEGFLAKILVPEGSKDVPVGQPIAITVEDADDIQNLPANVVSGSEVKEDIPAPQNVKNEEGVQDTSSMGTSTSELPPHIVVEMPALSPTMSQGNIFKWRKKEGDKIEVGDIICEIETDKATIEYEFLEEGYLAKILAPEGTKDIAVGQPIAVTVEDAADLETVKNAVGSGSAVKEEKPVRQDTRDVTRSEKTSILRISPAAKLLVTEHGLDTSSLQASGAHGTLLKGDVLAAIKSGIGSSKVSSKEKTTPSLLKASSTHAPISADSKPSKQTDSFEDFPNSQIRKVIATRLQESKQNIPHLYLSSDVLLDPLLSLRKDLIEQHNVKVSVNDIVIKAVAVALRNVPEANAYWDAEKGEVFLCDSIDISIAVATEKGLMTPIVKNADQKSVSAISAEVKELAEKARAGKLKPNEFQGGTFSISNLGMFPVDTFCAIINPPQASILAVGRGNKVVEPVIGSDGIERPAVVTKMNLTLSADHRVFDGKVGGSFLSALRSNFSDIRRLLL
- the LOC126619212 gene encoding dihydrolipoyllysine-residue acetyltransferase component 1 of pyruvate dehydrogenase complex, mitochondrial-like isoform X2 yields the protein MPALSPTMAQGNIAKWFKKEGDKIEPGDILCEIETDKATVEFESLEEGFLAKILVPEGSKDVPVGQPIAITVEDADDIQNLPANVVSGSEVKEDIPAPQNVKNEEGVQDTSSMGTSTSELPPHIVVEMPALSPTMSQGNIFKWRKKEGDKIEVGDIICEIETDKATIEYEFLEEGYLAKILAPEGTKDIAVGQPIAVTVEDAADLETVKNAVGSGSAVKEEKPVRQDTRDVTRSEKTSILRISPAAKLLVTEHGLDTSSLQASGAHGTLLKGDVLAAIKSGIGSSKVSSKEKTTPSLLKASSTHAPISADSKPSKQTDSFEDFPNSQIRKVIATRLQESKQNIPHLYLSSDVLLDPLLSLRKDLIEQHNVKVSVNDIVIKAVAVALRNVPEANAYWDAEKGEVFLCDSIDISIAVATEKGLMTPIVKNADQKSVSAISAEVKELAEKARAGKLKPNEFQGGTFSISNLGMFPVDTFCAIINPPQASILAVGRGNKVVEPVIGSDGIERPAVVTKMNLTLSADHRVFDGKVGGSFLSALRSNFSDIRRLLL